In Vibrio japonicus, the following are encoded in one genomic region:
- a CDS encoding protein disulfide oxidoreductase, whose translation MKKSLRHWVKEIIIYVVIGMAIVAGVDLYRSQDMPKTIPADFTVQTLDGQSINIVEASYEAPVVVYFWATWCGACKFVSPSVSWLDQYYQVVAVSSASGSDQRVAQFMEAKDYQFNNTNDPNNVLMREWGVKVTPTIFIINKGQVENITTGISTPFGIAIRVWLSK comes from the coding sequence ATGAAGAAATCACTAAGACATTGGGTAAAAGAAATCATTATCTATGTGGTGATTGGGATGGCGATTGTGGCTGGCGTTGATTTGTACCGAAGCCAAGATATGCCAAAGACTATCCCGGCAGACTTCACCGTTCAGACTTTGGATGGTCAATCAATTAATATCGTTGAGGCCAGTTATGAAGCGCCTGTAGTTGTCTATTTTTGGGCAACATGGTGCGGCGCATGCAAATTTGTTAGTCCAAGTGTGAGCTGGTTAGATCAATATTATCAAGTGGTTGCCGTTTCATCTGCTTCAGGTAGCGATCAGCGAGTTGCTCAATTTATGGAAGCCAAGGATTATCAATTTAATAATACTAATGATCCTAATAATGTATTAATGCGAGAATGGGGTGTGAAAGTAACGCCAACAATCTTTATTATAAATAAGGGTCAAGTTGAAAACATTACCACGGGTATATCAACACCTTTTGGCATTGCTATTCGGGTTTGGCTTTCAAAATAA
- a CDS encoding protein-disulfide reductase DsbD family protein translates to MNRINTIRLFNQLVGVITLVLLICSSRVWAQTNTGWMNNSEHPPVNTRFVLTGQGNPSDHTVEGFLEVKLDDGWKTYWRSPGEGGVAPKIDWQGSSNLTDNEWHWPYPKPFELLGIHTLGYENDVVIPLTLHVEDWHRPVELNATLTLSSCETVCVLTDYPFSLVFTPEQLDINDGFAFQYAQAISQVPRTTAQILESVAHWDQKKRLLEVSLTRSSPWSHPEFIVDSFDEQGKEYSFKPLSTRLENNKATVTFEVSSWKREINVAHIPLTVTVKDQGLLAETDVAATLGGVESPQSSLWIMLVFALAGGLILNVMPCVLPVLGLKLSSVISAHGLKKSQIRRQFLASSAGILFSFWLLAALLWGLKLTGSAVGWGIQFQSPWFIGLMVLVTGVFGANMLGLFHITLPSRVNTWIAARGGESQVGHFTQGMFATLLATPCSAPLLGTAVAFALGASSAELFIIFTALGLGMALPWIIVSTFPQLANLLPKPGRWMNKVKYLFGAMMLMTSLWLMYLLSNHIPLFWLTIIALISAVVMLKSIKRVHGDKAFLVTGAILLFALSSSLVLGSVTADRWAKPLPDDLVWHPLDKAAISRSVNQGKTVFVNVTADWCVTCQANKIGVLLQDPVYSTLKQDGVIPMQGDWTHPNGEVSRYLRENGRFGVPFNIVYGPNAPEGIPLPVILTDDMVVKAIELAGGNQKV, encoded by the coding sequence ATGAACCGCATCAATACTATAAGACTGTTTAATCAGCTCGTTGGCGTTATCACGCTTGTTCTACTCATTTGCTCCTCTCGTGTTTGGGCACAAACAAATACCGGGTGGATGAATAACTCCGAGCATCCACCTGTAAACACACGTTTCGTGCTGACAGGGCAAGGCAATCCAAGCGATCATACGGTTGAAGGGTTTCTTGAAGTTAAGCTCGACGATGGCTGGAAAACCTACTGGCGAAGCCCAGGTGAGGGTGGAGTTGCACCCAAAATTGACTGGCAAGGCTCAAGTAATCTCACTGATAACGAATGGCACTGGCCGTACCCGAAACCGTTTGAATTGTTGGGAATCCATACCCTCGGCTATGAAAATGATGTAGTTATTCCGCTAACATTGCACGTAGAAGATTGGCATCGTCCTGTCGAACTGAACGCCACGCTGACGCTTTCTTCTTGTGAGACCGTTTGTGTACTGACAGATTACCCTTTCTCACTTGTGTTCACTCCCGAGCAGTTAGACATTAATGATGGATTCGCATTCCAATATGCGCAGGCCATCAGTCAGGTTCCAAGAACAACAGCGCAAATCTTAGAATCGGTTGCGCATTGGGATCAGAAAAAGAGGCTATTAGAAGTCTCGCTTACTCGTTCTTCACCTTGGAGCCATCCAGAGTTTATTGTTGACTCATTTGACGAGCAGGGCAAAGAGTACAGTTTTAAGCCACTTTCTACCCGCTTAGAAAACAACAAAGCGACAGTAACGTTTGAGGTTTCAAGCTGGAAACGAGAAATCAACGTCGCGCATATTCCGCTGACGGTAACGGTTAAAGACCAAGGCTTACTGGCAGAAACGGACGTAGCGGCAACCTTAGGGGGCGTTGAATCTCCGCAATCTTCACTGTGGATCATGTTGGTATTTGCGCTGGCTGGCGGCTTGATTCTTAATGTGATGCCGTGTGTATTGCCTGTTTTGGGATTGAAATTGAGCAGCGTAATTTCAGCTCATGGATTGAAAAAGTCTCAGATAAGAAGACAATTTCTTGCTTCATCTGCTGGTATTTTATTTTCATTTTGGCTTTTGGCAGCACTGCTGTGGGGACTAAAGCTAACAGGAAGTGCCGTCGGTTGGGGGATTCAATTCCAAAGCCCGTGGTTTATTGGCCTGATGGTGCTGGTAACGGGCGTATTTGGCGCGAATATGCTAGGGCTGTTTCATATTACACTTCCTTCTCGCGTGAATACTTGGATCGCGGCTAGGGGAGGCGAATCCCAAGTAGGGCACTTTACTCAAGGCATGTTTGCCACATTGTTAGCGACGCCGTGCTCAGCGCCATTGTTAGGAACCGCCGTCGCCTTTGCTCTAGGAGCAAGTAGTGCAGAGTTGTTTATCATCTTTACTGCTCTTGGCCTTGGCATGGCCCTACCGTGGATTATCGTTTCTACCTTTCCGCAGCTCGCAAACTTATTGCCTAAACCCGGACGCTGGATGAACAAGGTGAAGTACTTGTTTGGGGCAATGATGCTAATGACGAGCTTGTGGCTTATGTATTTGTTGAGCAATCATATTCCACTGTTTTGGTTGACTATTATCGCTCTAATATCAGCGGTTGTGATGCTCAAGTCCATCAAGCGCGTACACGGTGATAAAGCGTTTTTGGTAACAGGGGCGATACTACTTTTTGCACTGAGTAGCTCGTTGGTGCTCGGTAGTGTGACGGCCGACAGATGGGCGAAACCGCTGCCTGATGATCTGGTTTGGCATCCTTTGGATAAAGCCGCGATTTCTCGCTCAGTCAATCAGGGGAAAACCGTGTTTGTGAATGTTACGGCAGATTGGTGTGTCACGTGTCAAGCGAACAAAATTGGCGTATTGCTGCAAGACCCTGTCTATTCAACACTCAAGCAAGACGGGGTAATACCAATGCAAGGAGACTGGACACACCCTAACGGTGAGGTGAGCCGTTACTTGCGCGAAAATGGTCGATTTGGCGTACCGTTTAATATCGTTTATGGCCCAAACGCACCAGAAGGGATTCCGTTGCCCGTTATTCTGACAGATGACATGGTCGTCAAGGCGATTGAACTTGCTGGTGGGAATCAAAAAGTATGA
- a CDS encoding GNAT family N-acetyltransferase, with product MHIQFMLNPPKNIRDLIYNGLKSFNLKHFPDQEIQTLACVAEDPGGNFLGGLTAEIFTNTLFVEFLWLDDSNRSAGIGSKLMAEVELQAKRFGVTDIYLDTYSFQAPGFYAKLGFKEVGRYTGFPTEGVDKIFLQKKIA from the coding sequence ATGCATATACAGTTCATGTTGAACCCGCCTAAAAACATCAGAGACCTGATTTACAATGGTTTGAAATCTTTCAATCTAAAACACTTTCCGGATCAAGAGATTCAAACACTTGCTTGTGTAGCGGAAGACCCCGGCGGAAACTTTTTAGGGGGATTAACCGCAGAGATCTTTACCAACACCCTTTTTGTTGAGTTCTTATGGCTGGATGACAGTAACCGTTCTGCTGGGATAGGATCAAAACTGATGGCGGAAGTGGAGCTGCAAGCCAAACGCTTCGGCGTCACAGATATTTATCTGGATACCTACTCATTTCAGGCCCCCGGTTTTTACGCCAAACTCGGATTTAAAGAAGTAGGACGTTACACAGGCTTTCCAACCGAAGGTGTCGATAAAATCTTCTTACAAAAGAAAATTGCCTAA
- a CDS encoding LysE family translocator, giving the protein MIDISVLPVYLTAVVALLLLPGPDMLLIASSSMSYGRKVGIFASLGNATSGVILTLLAALGVSALIAMSPIALKALHLLGGAYLLKMGWDCLRANASDAPKLDGTAKMATTFYQRALVSNLLNPKALVFFVMFLPQFVSSGITASSGEQMLALGLLLNVLGLTFNLLLVALVGTLGKPLIENAKFRTYQHKFMGLIFVVLALWMLSSFAS; this is encoded by the coding sequence ATGATTGATATTTCTGTGCTGCCCGTTTATTTAACGGCTGTGGTTGCACTGTTATTGCTGCCTGGACCCGATATGCTGCTGATCGCCAGTTCAAGCATGAGCTATGGTCGTAAAGTGGGTATTTTCGCCAGTTTAGGCAACGCAACGTCTGGTGTGATACTCACGCTGCTTGCTGCGTTGGGTGTCTCCGCACTGATCGCAATGAGTCCGATTGCGTTAAAGGCGTTACACCTGCTGGGAGGCGCTTACTTGCTAAAGATGGGCTGGGATTGCCTAAGAGCAAACGCGTCAGACGCCCCAAAACTAGATGGCACAGCCAAAATGGCCACAACGTTTTACCAACGCGCTTTGGTGAGTAATCTTCTCAACCCAAAAGCGCTGGTGTTCTTTGTGATGTTCTTGCCTCAGTTTGTTTCCAGCGGTATTACCGCGTCATCTGGAGAACAGATGCTCGCACTTGGTTTGCTGCTTAATGTGCTGGGTTTAACATTCAACCTACTATTGGTTGCTCTTGTTGGTACATTAGGTAAGCCCTTAATTGAGAACGCAAAGTTTAGAACATATCAGCACAAGTTTATGGGATTAATTTTCGTTGTGTTGGCGTTGTGGATGCTCAGTTCATTTGCTAGTTAA
- a CDS encoding AraC family transcriptional regulator, which produces MERGAQETDFHDQSLFHRHFKRAMGVTPKQFQS; this is translated from the coding sequence ATTGAACGAGGTGCTCAGGAGACAGACTTTCATGACCAAAGCCTCTTTCACCGGCACTTTAAGCGTGCGATGGGCGTAACGCCAAAACAGTTTCAGAGCTAG
- a CDS encoding AzlC family ABC transporter permease: MSTISLNSTITPNRGRLFWQGTLAMLPLSIAVIPWGLLAGSYAVESGLTIMESQALSAILFAGSAQLVATGMIKAGASLATMLLATFFITSRHFLYSVSMRSKISPLPLRWRLALGYLLTDELFALCGQQSEKQFDRWYALGAGLSFYLIWNLVTLIGIVAGSYIPAMNELGLEFAVAATFIAIVIPNVKSSPVLVAVLVSLTLSVVCSYLGIESGLMIASVGGMLAGYVAEMFRGAKS; encoded by the coding sequence ATGAGTACCATCAGTTTGAATTCTACAATCACACCAAATCGTGGCCGCCTGTTTTGGCAAGGAACCCTCGCCATGTTGCCACTTAGCATTGCCGTCATCCCTTGGGGGCTTTTGGCTGGCTCGTACGCTGTCGAGTCTGGCTTAACTATCATGGAGAGCCAAGCGCTATCTGCCATCCTCTTTGCGGGTTCCGCACAACTCGTGGCAACAGGAATGATAAAAGCAGGTGCCAGTTTGGCCACCATGCTGCTCGCCACCTTTTTTATTACATCGCGCCACTTTCTCTACAGTGTTTCAATGCGCAGCAAAATCAGTCCACTGCCTTTGCGGTGGCGTCTAGCCTTGGGTTATTTACTCACCGATGAATTGTTTGCACTGTGTGGCCAGCAGTCTGAGAAACAGTTCGACCGCTGGTACGCATTAGGAGCCGGACTGAGTTTCTACCTAATCTGGAATCTGGTCACGCTGATAGGCATTGTCGCTGGTAGTTACATTCCAGCGATGAACGAACTAGGGCTTGAGTTCGCTGTCGCAGCAACATTTATTGCTATTGTTATTCCCAATGTAAAAAGTTCACCTGTTCTCGTTGCGGTGCTGGTGTCTCTGACACTTTCGGTCGTATGCAGTTACTTGGGCATCGAGTCTGGACTCATGATCGCCAGCGTAGGCGGTATGTTGGCTGGCTACGTTGCTGAAATGTTCAGAGGGGCGAAATCATGA
- a CDS encoding AzlD domain-containing protein, producing MIMLSILAMTVLVFVSRYLFLEPKLPLRLNAQAQRLLSYSSPAVLTAIWAPIVFMPDQELWLTPSNPYLIGAAVAAVIAWKTKNVLLTTFISMAIFLVLKLI from the coding sequence ATGATTATGTTATCTATTTTGGCGATGACGGTTTTGGTCTTTGTCAGCCGCTACCTCTTTCTTGAGCCTAAGCTTCCACTACGACTTAACGCCCAAGCGCAACGATTACTTAGTTATTCTAGCCCAGCTGTACTTACGGCAATTTGGGCACCCATCGTGTTTATGCCCGATCAAGAACTCTGGTTAACCCCAAGCAATCCGTATCTCATTGGTGCAGCGGTAGCCGCGGTTATCGCGTGGAAAACGAAAAACGTTCTGCTAACCACATTCATTAGTATGGCTATTTTTCTTGTTCTTAAACTGATCTAG
- a CDS encoding fumarylacetoacetate hydrolase family protein: MYSIKLDEELVYPTKVVCVGRNYLEHIHELNNAVPEQMVVFNKPSTSISSTLRSTHQEPLHYEGEICFLVKDNQFHGVGLGLDLTKRGLQSKLKEKGLPWERAKAFDGSAVFSRFIPLAGIDIACLEIELFINCVRVQKGDVSQMMYPPQVILEELQSYTTLQDGDVIMTGTPQGVGEVHQGDVFLARLKSGDETLIEIEWVAK, from the coding sequence ATGTACTCGATTAAGCTTGATGAAGAATTGGTGTATCCAACCAAGGTCGTTTGTGTTGGTCGCAATTATTTGGAGCATATACACGAGCTTAACAATGCTGTACCAGAGCAAATGGTGGTGTTCAACAAGCCATCAACGTCTATCTCGTCAACATTACGCTCTACACATCAAGAGCCTTTACATTACGAAGGCGAAATTTGTTTTCTAGTAAAAGACAATCAGTTCCACGGCGTAGGGTTGGGGTTAGATCTGACCAAACGTGGGTTGCAATCTAAGCTCAAAGAAAAAGGACTTCCTTGGGAACGCGCCAAAGCGTTTGATGGATCTGCGGTTTTTAGTCGCTTTATTCCGTTAGCTGGAATCGATATTGCGTGTTTGGAAATAGAGCTATTTATCAACTGTGTGAGAGTTCAAAAAGGCGATGTTTCTCAGATGATGTATCCACCACAGGTGATATTGGAAGAGCTTCAGAGTTATACGACGCTTCAGGATGGCGATGTGATCATGACGGGAACACCACAAGGCGTTGGCGAAGTTCATCAAGGTGATGTGTTTCTAGCGCGATTGAAGAGTGGTGATGAGACCTTAATTGAAATTGAGTGGGTGGCGAAATAG
- a CDS encoding porin gives MKMKLLAIAVMATACGTNAFAAEVYRSGDTTLAIGGYVDVGVGEYDSSGEVKVHQVSPRINVAGVQDLGNGVTVDAKGEWALNYLNGGEQSFSTRLGYIGATHDQYGRLVVGTQWSPYYDVAGVTDLPIAFATDFLYENHYNLGTARAEKMVSYRKALALGGLGDLNVGLGWQGNNEDDYDDDGVTENYDDRVQVALGLATDMFTLGYAYSVGDVTVADTVEAESHAVSVSAGDYGSGFYGAAVFAMNDYVDGVKESEALEVLVAYGLGYGMNLIANYEQLENSETSDTIFSQAAIQLEYTITPKFVGFAGYQVDAGNDINEDEDDLWTVGARYFL, from the coding sequence ATGAAAATGAAATTATTAGCCATAGCAGTGATGGCAACAGCATGTGGTACCAACGCGTTTGCAGCTGAAGTTTACCGTAGTGGTGATACGACGCTCGCCATTGGTGGGTATGTCGATGTAGGTGTTGGCGAATACGACTCAAGCGGTGAGGTTAAAGTCCACCAAGTATCACCTCGTATTAATGTTGCCGGTGTTCAAGACCTTGGCAATGGCGTTACTGTCGATGCAAAAGGTGAATGGGCACTTAACTACCTAAATGGTGGTGAGCAATCCTTCTCGACACGTTTAGGCTACATTGGTGCGACTCATGATCAGTATGGTCGTTTGGTTGTCGGCACTCAATGGTCACCATATTACGACGTGGCAGGTGTAACAGACTTACCGATCGCGTTTGCAACTGACTTTCTTTATGAAAATCACTACAACTTAGGTACCGCACGTGCGGAAAAAATGGTGAGTTATCGTAAAGCCCTAGCGTTAGGCGGCCTTGGTGATTTAAATGTGGGCTTAGGCTGGCAAGGTAACAATGAAGACGATTACGATGATGATGGAGTAACAGAAAACTACGATGATAGAGTTCAAGTGGCTCTGGGTCTAGCAACGGACATGTTCACGTTAGGGTATGCGTACAGTGTAGGTGATGTGACTGTTGCTGATACGGTTGAAGCAGAATCTCACGCCGTGTCGGTTAGCGCGGGTGACTATGGCAGCGGTTTTTATGGTGCAGCAGTGTTTGCCATGAATGATTATGTGGATGGTGTTAAAGAATCTGAAGCCCTCGAGGTGTTGGTGGCGTATGGATTAGGGTACGGCATGAACTTGATAGCGAACTATGAACAGCTAGAAAATTCAGAGACTAGTGACACCATATTCAGTCAGGCAGCTATTCAGTTGGAATACACTATCACGCCTAAGTTTGTTGGATTTGCAGGTTATCAGGTTGACGCAGGTAACGACATTAATGAGGACGAGGATGACTTGTGGACGGTAGGTGCACGTTACTTCCTATAG
- a CDS encoding phosphate ABC transporter substrate-binding protein — translation MFRTVAAALLSCTLAVQPALASEVNVSGSTSVARVMDVLAETYNSTHPESYIAVQGVGSTAGITLVKKGVADIGMSSRYLTESEKDEDLAVNLIAYDGLAVVVNKSNSVENITREQLFDIYKGKITNWKEIGGNDQAIAVVTREASSGSRYSFESLMGLTKIINNRLVSDISPNNLVVNSNSMVKTIVNHNKQAIGFISTGSIDQSVKPITFEGVKPDNAMIANGKYELARPFLVVYKEGKADDEIRTFIKYLSSKEASQLIEEYGYTAVKNNK, via the coding sequence ATGTTTCGCACTGTGGCTGCTGCACTCTTATCCTGTACCCTAGCGGTTCAACCTGCGTTGGCTAGCGAGGTCAATGTATCTGGCTCAACGTCTGTGGCACGTGTGATGGATGTATTGGCTGAAACCTATAACTCTACTCATCCTGAAAGTTACATTGCTGTGCAAGGGGTTGGTTCAACAGCCGGTATTACACTAGTAAAAAAAGGTGTTGCTGACATTGGTATGAGTTCTCGCTATTTGACAGAAAGTGAGAAGGATGAAGATCTAGCCGTTAACTTGATAGCGTATGATGGCTTAGCGGTTGTCGTAAACAAGTCGAATTCGGTTGAAAATATCACGAGAGAGCAGTTGTTTGATATTTACAAAGGTAAAATCACCAATTGGAAAGAGATCGGTGGCAACGATCAGGCAATCGCGGTTGTCACGCGTGAAGCATCATCCGGTTCTCGTTACAGCTTTGAAAGTCTGATGGGGTTAACTAAGATAATTAACAATCGCTTAGTGTCAGACATCAGCCCAAACAACTTAGTGGTAAATAGCAACAGTATGGTCAAAACCATCGTAAACCATAACAAACAAGCGATTGGTTTTATTTCTACGGGGTCAATCGACCAATCTGTTAAGCCGATTACGTTTGAAGGCGTAAAACCCGATAATGCAATGATCGCTAACGGAAAATACGAGTTAGCACGTCCATTCCTTGTTGTTTACAAAGAGGGCAAGGCAGATGATGAAATCAGAACTTTTATTAAGTACCTAAGCAGCAAAGAAGCATCGCAGCTGATCGAAGAGTATGGCTACACAGCGGTTAAAAACAACAAATAG
- a CDS encoding DUF3024 domain-containing protein, whose product MSVVSLLQRQVESRAQLICKQRNQSVPAELGKATYETIEDGVVFIKEHFLLDSTHREFINRVAKVEWNADKIRWELFMPDTIYADRWLPYPFLSSSSDLTAIMREIDKDPKAIFWED is encoded by the coding sequence ATGAGTGTTGTGAGTTTGCTACAAAGACAAGTTGAAAGTCGTGCTCAGCTCATCTGCAAGCAGCGAAATCAAAGTGTGCCCGCAGAGTTAGGCAAAGCCACCTATGAAACGATAGAAGACGGTGTCGTGTTTATAAAAGAGCACTTTCTGCTCGATTCGACGCATCGTGAATTTATAAACCGAGTGGCGAAAGTCGAGTGGAACGCGGATAAAATCCGGTGGGAGTTATTTATGCCAGATACTATCTATGCAGACCGTTGGCTACCCTACCCATTTTTATCCAGTAGCAGTGATTTGACGGCTATCATGCGCGAAATAGATAAAGATCCGAAGGCAATATTCTGGGAAGATTGA
- the rnb gene encoding exoribonuclease II: MFQDNPLLAQLKQQIQENLPKKEGTIKATEKGFGFLEVDSKTSFFIPPPYMKKCLHGDKVKAIIRTEKEREVAEPEELLEQTFTRFIGRVKLFKGKLNVAPDHPQMKKLSLKANVKKGLKSDDFKEGDWVVAHLTRHPLKGDNGFFVEISEKITDANDKIAPWWVTLAENDLPNSEPAGIENWEVKDDADLERIDMTHIPFVTIDGESTKDMDDALYAKKLDSGDFELTIAIADPTAYITPDSEMDKVARERGFTIYLPGRNIPMLPRDLADELCSLIENEVRPALCCSVTVSKDGVIGDDIQFFAANIKSHARLVYDNVSDWIENGGCEAWQPNEHIAEIVRDLYEFSKARAEWREKNAVVFPDRPDYRFELSEDNDVVAIHADMRRCANRLVEEAMITANICAGRTLQASFGSGVFNTHAGFKPEKIEDVVALINPEGELPFTTESITTLEGFAELRRWLAKQDTSYLDNRIRKYQTYSEIGNQPLPHYAMGLELYATWTSPIRKYGDMINHRILKAHVLGKEPVQTADETVGEELALHRKHHKIAERNVGDWLYARTLADEVEKGTVFNGEIFDISRAGARIRLMENGAAAFIPGSLILANKERLACDGENGTISIDKEVVYRLGDVLEVVLNDVNQENRSLVAKPVQVFEDVKPIEQPEVAAD; the protein is encoded by the coding sequence ATGTTCCAAGATAACCCGCTACTGGCTCAACTTAAGCAGCAAATCCAAGAAAACCTACCTAAAAAGGAAGGGACAATCAAAGCGACTGAGAAGGGCTTTGGCTTCCTTGAAGTAGACAGTAAAACCAGCTTTTTCATTCCACCACCGTATATGAAAAAGTGTCTTCATGGCGACAAAGTAAAAGCGATTATCCGCACTGAAAAAGAGCGTGAAGTGGCAGAACCAGAAGAGTTATTGGAGCAAACATTTACGCGCTTCATTGGTCGTGTAAAGCTGTTTAAGGGCAAGTTGAATGTTGCGCCAGATCATCCGCAGATGAAGAAGTTATCTCTAAAGGCTAATGTCAAGAAAGGCCTTAAGAGTGATGACTTCAAAGAGGGGGATTGGGTTGTCGCACATCTGACGCGTCATCCGTTGAAAGGTGATAACGGTTTCTTTGTAGAAATCTCTGAAAAGATCACAGATGCGAACGATAAAATTGCACCTTGGTGGGTTACGTTGGCGGAAAATGATCTACCAAATAGTGAACCTGCGGGTATCGAAAACTGGGAAGTGAAAGACGACGCTGATTTAGAGCGTATAGATATGACCCACATTCCTTTTGTGACCATCGATGGTGAGTCAACAAAAGATATGGATGATGCCCTTTATGCGAAGAAACTCGACAGTGGCGACTTCGAGCTGACGATTGCCATTGCTGATCCAACAGCATACATCACTCCTGACAGCGAGATGGACAAAGTAGCACGTGAGCGTGGTTTCACGATTTACCTTCCAGGTCGCAACATCCCAATGCTACCACGCGACCTCGCGGATGAACTGTGTTCACTGATTGAAAACGAAGTGCGCCCAGCACTATGTTGTAGCGTCACGGTAAGTAAAGACGGCGTGATCGGCGACGATATCCAGTTCTTTGCTGCTAACATCAAGTCTCACGCTCGCCTGGTATATGACAACGTTTCAGATTGGATCGAGAATGGTGGCTGTGAAGCATGGCAACCAAACGAACATATCGCAGAAATTGTTCGTGATTTGTATGAATTTTCGAAAGCGCGTGCCGAGTGGCGTGAGAAGAATGCGGTTGTGTTCCCAGATCGTCCAGACTATCGCTTTGAGTTGAGTGAAGACAACGACGTTGTTGCGATTCATGCCGATATGCGTCGTTGCGCAAACCGTCTGGTTGAAGAAGCCATGATCACCGCTAACATTTGTGCGGGTCGCACACTGCAAGCGAGCTTTGGTTCAGGCGTATTTAACACACACGCTGGTTTTAAACCTGAAAAGATTGAAGATGTGGTTGCGCTTATTAACCCTGAGGGTGAGCTGCCATTTACCACAGAATCGATTACAACGCTTGAAGGGTTTGCAGAATTGCGCCGCTGGCTAGCGAAGCAAGACACCTCTTACCTCGATAACCGTATCCGTAAGTACCAGACCTACAGCGAGATCGGCAATCAGCCACTGCCACATTACGCAATGGGACTAGAGCTTTACGCGACTTGGACATCCCCAATTCGTAAGTACGGCGACATGATCAACCACCGTATTCTAAAAGCACATGTATTGGGTAAAGAGCCAGTGCAAACGGCTGACGAAACCGTGGGTGAAGAACTAGCGCTACACCGCAAGCACCACAAGATTGCAGAACGCAATGTCGGTGATTGGTTATACGCTCGTACATTGGCGGATGAAGTAGAGAAAGGTACCGTATTTAACGGTGAGATCTTTGATATTTCGCGTGCGGGTGCACGAATCCGTCTGATGGAAAATGGTGCGGCGGCATTTATACCTGGCTCTTTGATTCTTGCAAACAAAGAACGTCTGGCGTGTGACGGTGAAAATGGCACTATCTCAATCGACAAAGAAGTGGTTTACCGATTAGGTGATGTGCTGGAAGTGGTTCTCAACGATGTGAACCAAGAAAATCGCAGCCTTGTGGCAAAGCCTGTACAAGTGTTTGAAGATGTCAAACCAATAGAACAACCGGAAGTTGCAGCGGATTAA